Proteins from one Physeter macrocephalus isolate SW-GA chromosome 16, ASM283717v5, whole genome shotgun sequence genomic window:
- the TIRAP gene encoding toll/interleukin-1 receptor domain-containing adapter protein: MASSPSLPAPRSRSKKPLGKMADWFRQALPRKPAKTPVSPESTRSDDVSQPSSSDRPPPPGPSSEVSPAPPPTHLGAHGSSSSSRGRWSKDYDVCVCHSEEDLAAAQELVSYLESSAAGLRCFLQLRDASPGGAIVSELCQALSNSHCRVLLITPGFLRDPWCRYQMLQALSEAPGAEGRTIPLLSGLSRAAYPAELRFMYFVDGWGPDRGFRQVKEAVTRYLQTLS; this comes from the exons ATGGCATCATCACCCTCCTTGCCAGCTCCTCGTTCCAGGTCCAAGAAGCCTCTGGGCAAAATGGCTG ACTGGTTCAGGCAGGCCCTGCCGAGAAAGCCCGCAAAGACGCCCGTCTCCCCAGAAAGCACCCGCAGCGACGACGTTTCACAGCCGAGCTCCTCGGACAggcccccacccccgggccccAGCTCAGAGGTGTCTCCCGCCCCGCCACCGACGCACTTGGGCGCCCAcggcagcagtagcagcagccgCGGCCGGTGGAGCAAGGACTATGATGTGTGCGTGTGCCACAGCGAGGAGGACCTGGCGGCCGCCCAGGAGCTGGTCTCCTACCTGGAGAGCAGCGCTGCCGGCCTGCGCTGCTTCTTGCAGCTTCGCGACGCCTCCCCCGGCGGCGCCATAGTGTCCGAGCTGTGCCAGGCGCTGAGCAATAGCCACTGTCGCGTGCTGCTTATCACGCCGGGCTTCCTCCGGGACCCGTGGTGCAGGTACCAGATGCTGCAGGCTCTGAGCGAGGCCCCCGGGGCGGAGGGCCGCACCATCCCCCTGCTGTCAGGCCTCAGCAGAGCCGCCTACCCCGCCGAGCTCCGATTCATGTACTTCGTGGACGGCTGGGGTCCCGACCGTGGCTTTCGCCAAGTCAAGGAGGCTGTCACGCGGT ATC